ACTCCGTCAAGTTCTAAATCTGAAGAGTtggtaaaaaaagataatagtttttactttaaaaaatccaaaaagaaaaaatcaagaagTGAGGTAATGTTTGAACAATTAAATGCCactgttaataaatttatgaccTCTCAGGCTGATattgatcataaaattttagaaagtatTTTAGAAAACCACAAACAAGAAGAATCATGTGTTATATTAAAAGTTCGAAATAGAACTTTCATTGGCAGATTTGACACTAGAAAAACTTACTTGCACAATAAAAGAGGAATTTTCAGTTCAAGATAATGCATCTTTATTGATTACCAAGTTACCAAATGTACTTATCCGAAATGATAAGGATGTTAAACGTCTTAAAAGTGGGACTGAGATAGAGtttttaattatgattaaaaaaatgtgaagcaatttctttgttttgttatttttttctcaaaataaaataaaccatgCCTTTTACaacattgtttgaaaaaaatcatttacaacTAAACAgttgtaaaataatgtttttttatggaaTTTCTAATAAACTCAGCTTTATTGTCAAGTTCAATGCAACTGTGGTTTAATATAGGGTTTACTAAGTCAATTTCTGTTTGTTCAATCCAttcatttaaatacttttgcttTGTCAAAGTACAGAAGTTATGTAGTATACAACATGTTGTAACAATATTGACTGTGTGTTCAACTGTTGTATCTAATCTCTTTAAAAGACATTGAAATCGACCTTTTAATCTTCCAAATCCATTCTCCACCACCACACGACATTTACTAAGAGAAACGTTAAACTTTGCTTCTTCTATACTAAGATTTCCACGATCTGAGTAAGGTTTCATAAGCCAATTTTTAAGGGGATATGCTGAATCACCAAGGATAAGAGGAccaatttcaatattatcaattattttagataagtttgtaGGTAAAAAGGTTCTAGCCAGACACTCTTTATATAAgggagaatttttaaaaacccttGAATCGTGTGATTTGCCAGTCCACCCTACAAAAATATCTCTAAATAAATACTTGCTGTCTACCAATCCCTGTAAAATAATGGAGTGATATTCTTTTCTGTTTATATAGTCCTCTGAATTTTTATGAGGAGCCTTTATTCTTATGTGACATCCATCAACTGCTCCAACTACTTGTGGAAAAccatataatttttcaaaacttactATAATCTCCATTGTTTCTTCCCTTGAGGGTAAGGAAATGTATTTCTTCATTAAGTTATCaacaaaatgtttacaaattctGTGAACTATTGTACAAACAGTTGATTTTCCTAAGCCAAATAAATTGGCTATTGTTCGGTAATCTGCAGATCcacttaaaaagtaaagtgtCACAGCTAACTTCATTTCTAAAGGCAAAGATTTACGAAAGTTAGTGCCTTGTATAGGCATAAAAGGTGAAACTTCCTTGCACAGATAATTAAAGGCTGCTTTAGACATTCTTATGTTTTTTATCCAATCATCTTCGTTCCAACAGTTTACCATTGTTTCGTACCAAAAGCTTTGACTGCGAGGTTTAGTCCAAATTTTTCTGTAAACCGCAAAATTATAAGCAGTAATACAGTTTATCAGTATGTGCTGCAATTGCAGTCTTCTTTTTTTCCTTGATATGTACAATAATACTCGTAACTTCGAGATCAAGTTTTTCTTTGAGAGCGCCATTTTCGAACGttaat
This genomic interval from Hydra vulgaris chromosome 01, alternate assembly HydraT2T_AEP contains the following:
- the LOC136074447 gene encoding uncharacterized protein LOC136074447 codes for the protein MVNCWNEDDWIKNIRMSKAAFNYLCKEVSPFMPIQGTNFRKSLPLEMKLAVTLYFLSGSADYRTIANLFGLGKSTVCTIVHRICKHFVDNLMKKYISLPSREETMEIIVSFEKLYGFPQVVGAVDGCHIRIKAPHKNSEDYINRKEYHSIILQGLVDSKYLFRDIFVGWTGKSHDSRVFKNSPLYKECLARTFLPTNLSKIIDNIEIGPLILGDSAYPLKNWLMKPYSDRGNLSIEEAKFNVSLSKCRVVVENGFGRLKGRFQCLLKRLDTTVEHTVNIVTTCCILHNFCTLTKQKYLNEWIEQTEIDLVNPILNHSCIELDNKAEFIRNSIKKHYFTTV